One Mustelus asterias chromosome 10, sMusAst1.hap1.1, whole genome shotgun sequence DNA window includes the following coding sequences:
- the LOC144499931 gene encoding uncharacterized protein LOC144499931 yields the protein MSFPFLHCPPPSSASSLLTSLTLPPFLPLTHSSSLPLHDFPYLHVPPSPAFSAPFLSLPHALPHIHPFSLTPPRSLSLSPTPCLLPCSRSSSLPLSSPPSIFPLLSPSLSFPLPISSLSHSPSLSLPPSRSPSLPPSCSTSLSLPLPPSLSLPLPLAFALPRPHSPSLSLPPSRYLSLPLAHLPSLALPSSLPHSPSPSLPRSPSLPRSPSLPPSPSPSLPLPLPPSLSLPHSHSPSPSLPPSLPPSPSLPPPPSLAPSLPLPPSLSLPLPPSRSPSLPLAPPPSLSLPLPPSRSPSLPLAPPPSPSPPLAPPPPPSRVLSLLPHFADLPDLWKLI from the coding sequence ATGTCATTCCCTTTCCTCCATTGCCCTCCTCCTTCCTCCGCCTCTTCCCTGCTCActtccctcacactccctccatttctccccctcacacactcttcctcGCTCCCGCTGCACGACTTTCCATATCTCcatgtccccccctcccctgccttctctgcccccttcctctctcttccTCATGCTCTCCCTCACATTCAccccttctctctcactccccctcgctcactttccctctctcccactccctgtcTCCTCCCCTGCTCtcgctcctcctccctccctctctcttctcctccctctatcttcccccttctctccccctccctctctttccccctccctatctcctccctctctcactccccctccctctccctccctccctctcgctccccctccctccctccctcttgctccacctccctctcgctccccctccctccatcgctcTCCCTACCGCTCCCCCTCGCTTTTGctctccctcgccctcactccccctccctctcgctccccccctctcgctacctctccctccctcttgctcatcttccctcactcgctctcccttcctccctcccgcattctccctccccctccctccctcgctccccctccctccctcgctccccctccctccctccctctccctctccctccctccccctccccctccctccctcgctctcacttccccactctcactccccctccccctccctccctccctcgctccctccctccccctccctccctccccctccctccctcgccccctccctccccctccctccctccctctcgctccccctccctccctctcgctccccctccctccctctcgctccccctccctccctctcgctccccctccctccctctcgctccccctccctccccctcgctccccctccctccccctccccccctctcgctccccctccccctccctcccgtgttCTCTCCTTGCTCCCACATTTTGCTGATCTGCCTGATCTTTGGAAGCTGATTTGA